In Nitrosospira briensis C-128, a genomic segment contains:
- a CDS encoding tetratricopeptide repeat protein, producing MSVETQRESLLNAPALMFLSAVLLIAFWVLFPRQPAFRDPANLSAKDALSVAYLRVLVQSDPGNAPLRLSFVQVLTEAGMTDEAVLAIDPLRHAPESNLTYEIRMAELKLSLQQLYRHPAKDVEASLRSRIAELIPSLLRISHNDDELDQVVVLAEQFGEPSVLAEIFEQLPVRRNESGERKARWLVFAAKQRIAANQPRLAARNLCKAFVIERISAKKKEIARSCLRAYLQAGIDREALKAAVQVLNGGTSGPDSVKGDAELLLLGANIAEPLEDREHALAWLKKSSELLPGDLALAERVIRLQISMGLLGESLSRAAVLRSSLVLGSDRHRLLAHIYDWNGQPDDALALWLSFALRKADNEAETRAFALAQAKPDYDALVKLLEAAMSRRRLTADEAAAYVKAGLSIAQPSHVEQQLRRHAERFDNPPPTMKALADLLILQGKPRAALKVYEEMPDTRDGQQQLALARVYEEAGETQKSFDLLLHGIKSPDPAYAEAYWLLLARVSTQLGQDTHASKAYEKALALRPNDVEILDHLQRLAVRHRDDKKSEQLARYGWDRLRRIEDLQRLMRFSWKRKNLEELDHWLSLAESLPSVAQAPDYWYFRSMRKMASGDRDAARQSLRELLRLRGPDPEVTEAMIWLLLSDKKVDQVLLEAIVRPYRNPSGNQSVVNPPLTEALAAAEQILGKPVQAAARYLGSLETRPRDFLWTLILADNMEWSGCLANANQVRFSTLQMFASQRFAQTAVEYPPRLAEYFRGLKDPLAQSGNADNLEKWQSMRERWGFTKTLDNARYFALRRERERLQTPAWEAFADAVKNKDHPAVSAQLSAISTHLEQQPGGPSSPKILPLSIDDVDRANRWLAGEAAPNQSSLNTELEVCRETLAKIRELQMTPSPDKEPAKP from the coding sequence TTGAGTGTTGAAACGCAGCGAGAATCCTTGCTAAACGCACCTGCGCTAATGTTCCTGAGCGCGGTATTGCTGATTGCCTTCTGGGTTTTGTTTCCACGGCAGCCTGCATTCAGGGACCCGGCCAATCTCTCGGCAAAAGACGCCTTGTCAGTGGCTTACCTTCGCGTTCTTGTCCAGTCGGATCCCGGGAACGCTCCGTTGCGTTTGTCGTTCGTTCAGGTGCTGACAGAGGCGGGCATGACTGACGAGGCTGTTCTTGCTATCGATCCTTTGCGACACGCTCCGGAATCGAACCTCACCTATGAAATCCGCATGGCGGAGCTAAAACTGTCGCTGCAGCAGCTTTACCGGCATCCCGCCAAGGATGTCGAAGCGTCGTTGCGATCCCGCATCGCTGAACTCATCCCTTCACTTTTACGCATTTCGCATAATGACGACGAACTGGACCAGGTGGTAGTATTGGCGGAGCAGTTTGGGGAGCCCTCGGTATTGGCCGAAATCTTCGAGCAACTGCCTGTCCGGCGAAATGAATCTGGCGAAAGGAAAGCGCGTTGGCTTGTTTTCGCCGCAAAACAGCGTATAGCGGCCAATCAACCCAGGCTGGCCGCCCGCAATCTGTGCAAAGCGTTTGTGATTGAACGAATCTCGGCGAAGAAAAAGGAAATTGCGAGATCCTGCTTGCGCGCCTATCTTCAGGCGGGTATCGATCGCGAGGCGTTGAAGGCCGCAGTGCAAGTGCTGAACGGCGGTACTTCCGGCCCTGACAGTGTCAAGGGCGATGCGGAACTTTTGTTGCTGGGCGCCAATATTGCCGAGCCGCTCGAGGATCGCGAACATGCATTGGCCTGGCTGAAAAAATCGAGCGAATTATTGCCGGGAGACCTCGCGCTGGCCGAACGTGTTATACGATTGCAAATTTCGATGGGTTTGTTGGGTGAAAGTCTCTCTCGCGCGGCAGTGCTGCGATCATCCTTGGTGCTCGGCAGCGATCGCCACCGGTTGCTTGCCCATATTTATGACTGGAATGGACAACCAGACGATGCGCTGGCTCTATGGCTGTCTTTCGCGCTTCGTAAGGCCGATAACGAGGCGGAGACGCGAGCATTTGCACTTGCGCAGGCGAAACCGGATTACGATGCGCTGGTAAAATTGCTCGAGGCTGCCATGTCGCGCCGCAGGCTGACCGCGGACGAAGCGGCGGCTTACGTCAAGGCCGGTCTCAGCATTGCGCAGCCCTCGCATGTGGAACAGCAATTGCGGCGGCATGCGGAGCGCTTTGATAATCCTCCGCCGACAATGAAAGCATTGGCGGATTTATTGATTCTCCAGGGCAAGCCTCGTGCGGCGCTCAAAGTGTATGAGGAAATGCCCGATACGCGAGATGGACAGCAACAATTGGCGCTGGCTCGGGTATATGAAGAAGCGGGGGAAACACAAAAAAGCTTCGATCTGCTGCTTCATGGAATCAAATCTCCTGATCCAGCGTATGCCGAAGCGTACTGGTTATTACTGGCTAGAGTCTCTACGCAGTTGGGCCAGGATACCCATGCAAGCAAAGCCTACGAAAAGGCATTGGCGCTTCGGCCAAACGACGTGGAGATACTCGATCACCTGCAACGTCTGGCGGTACGCCATCGCGACGATAAAAAAAGCGAGCAACTTGCGCGTTATGGATGGGATCGGCTACGGCGTATAGAAGATTTGCAGCGGCTCATGCGTTTTTCATGGAAGCGAAAAAATCTGGAAGAGCTCGATCATTGGCTCTCCCTGGCCGAATCACTTCCTTCAGTAGCGCAGGCACCGGATTACTGGTATTTCCGATCCATGCGGAAAATGGCAAGCGGAGATCGAGACGCGGCGCGTCAGTCGTTGCGGGAGCTCTTGCGGCTGCGAGGTCCTGACCCTGAAGTTACCGAGGCAATGATCTGGCTGCTATTGTCCGACAAAAAAGTCGATCAGGTGTTGCTTGAGGCCATCGTTCGGCCGTACCGTAACCCATCCGGGAATCAATCGGTGGTAAACCCGCCGTTGACCGAAGCCCTGGCAGCGGCGGAGCAAATATTGGGCAAACCCGTTCAGGCAGCGGCGCGGTATTTGGGATCGTTGGAAACGAGGCCTCGGGATTTTTTGTGGACATTGATATTAGCCGATAATATGGAATGGTCGGGTTGCCTCGCCAACGCAAACCAGGTCCGCTTCAGCACCTTGCAAATGTTCGCTTCACAGCGTTTCGCCCAAACCGCGGTGGAATATCCCCCACGCCTGGCCGAATACTTTCGTGGACTGAAAGATCCACTGGCGCAGTCCGGCAATGCGGATAACCTGGAAAAATGGCAATCGATGCGCGAGCGCTGGGGTTTTACAAAAACGCTGGATAACGCGCGTTATTTTGCACTGCGGCGCGAGCGCGAGCGGCTGCAAACGCCAGCATGGGAGGCATTCGCCGATGCGGTGAAAAATAAGGATCATCCGGCGGTTTCTGCTCAATTATCCGCAATTTCCACTCATCTGGAGCAGCAGCCAGGCGGTCCTTCTTCCCCGAAAATATTGCCGTTATCCATAGATGACGTTGATCGGGCCAATCGATGGCTCGCGGGGGAAGCAGCGCCTAATCAAAGTTCTTTAAATACCGAATTGGAGGTATGTCGTGAAACCCTGGCAAAAATCCGTGAATTGCAGATGACGCCCAGCCCGGATAAGGAGCCTGCCAAACCATGA
- the pelF gene encoding GT4 family glycosyltransferase PelF has translation MNDIVRAKAAGTSAGAGSVADPVADIALLLEGTYPYVRGGVSSWVHQIITGLPEIKFAVIFIGGERKMYGPAQYQFPPNVTHVETHYLLHQDKPLKPNARKGDRRAFSEMDELHAHMRQSSTMPVEKMTKAFSRLGSAGGISHEDFLYSEASWDYITRQYRERCTEPSFVAYFWAIRAMHAPLFVLADIAAGLPPVRAVHAISTGYAGLLGAMIRLRRNIPFVLTEHGIYTKERKIDLAQATWIQDHNDDVCNTLHDEMGYIRGLWIRFYEQIGRMAYAQASPIVSLYEGNRLRQIADGAAAEKTLVITNGIDLQRYRVAFEKRPEKIPPVLGLIGRVVPIKDIKTFIRTLRMLVNERPDAEGWIAGPEDEDPSYVNECKELASSLGLQNHIRFMGFQNVLEILPQLGLMVLTSISEALPLVVLEAFASGVPCIATDVGSCRELIEGNSEEDRALGAAGSVVFIADPEGTAKAALELLNDTARWHAAQQAGLERVKRYYDDKLMFSSYRNLYVKALDSVTDSAKPVKVA, from the coding sequence ATGAATGACATCGTTCGAGCCAAGGCAGCCGGGACGTCGGCAGGAGCAGGATCAGTGGCAGATCCGGTGGCCGATATCGCCCTGTTACTGGAGGGTACCTACCCATACGTTCGGGGTGGCGTATCCTCATGGGTGCACCAGATCATCACTGGTTTGCCGGAAATCAAATTTGCCGTTATTTTTATCGGTGGCGAAAGGAAAATGTATGGTCCCGCGCAGTACCAATTCCCGCCCAACGTAACGCACGTTGAAACGCATTATTTGCTGCACCAGGATAAACCGCTTAAACCGAATGCGCGGAAAGGCGATCGCAGGGCTTTCTCGGAAATGGACGAGCTGCATGCGCACATGCGCCAGTCGTCGACAATGCCAGTCGAGAAAATGACAAAAGCGTTTTCCCGCCTGGGTTCCGCCGGTGGCATCAGTCACGAGGATTTTCTCTATAGCGAAGCTTCATGGGATTACATCACCCGGCAGTACCGCGAGCGCTGCACGGAACCCTCGTTTGTTGCCTATTTCTGGGCGATACGCGCCATGCACGCGCCTCTGTTCGTACTGGCGGATATTGCGGCCGGGCTGCCGCCAGTGCGCGCTGTACACGCCATCTCGACAGGGTATGCGGGATTGCTGGGTGCGATGATTCGCCTGCGCCGCAATATTCCCTTCGTGCTGACGGAACACGGTATCTATACAAAGGAACGGAAAATCGATTTGGCGCAAGCCACATGGATTCAGGATCACAATGACGACGTATGTAACACCCTGCATGATGAAATGGGATATATCCGTGGCCTCTGGATACGATTTTATGAACAGATCGGCCGCATGGCCTACGCGCAAGCATCGCCCATCGTCAGCCTGTACGAAGGCAATCGCCTGAGGCAGATTGCGGATGGGGCGGCGGCGGAAAAAACGCTCGTCATTACCAACGGAATCGATCTGCAGCGCTACCGGGTTGCGTTTGAAAAACGGCCTGAAAAAATTCCGCCGGTGCTGGGATTGATCGGCCGTGTGGTGCCCATCAAGGACATCAAGACATTTATTCGGACACTGCGCATGCTGGTCAATGAGCGGCCCGATGCGGAAGGATGGATTGCCGGCCCGGAAGATGAAGATCCATCCTATGTGAATGAGTGCAAGGAACTGGCATCGAGCCTCGGTTTACAAAATCACATCAGGTTCATGGGTTTTCAAAACGTACTTGAAATTCTTCCGCAGTTGGGTCTGATGGTATTGACCTCGATCAGCGAAGCGTTGCCCCTGGTCGTACTGGAGGCGTTTGCCAGCGGTGTTCCGTGTATCGCCACCGATGTAGGTTCATGCCGCGAGCTTATTGAGGGAAACAGCGAGGAAGACCGCGCCCTCGGCGCGGCGGGAAGTGTGGTTTTCATCGCCGACCCCGAGGGAACGGCGAAAGCGGCGCTCGAACTGCTCAATGACACCGCCAGATGGCACGCGGCGCAACAGGCTGGGCTTGAGCGCGTGAAGCGCTATTATGATGACAAGCTGATGTTCTCATCCTATCGGAATCTTTATGTGAAAGCATTGGATTCCGTGACGGATTCAGCTAAACCTGTGAAAGTGGCTTGA
- the pelG gene encoding exopolysaccharide Pel transporter PelG: protein MGGIGLEIRKMLERDSYWSVLRAYGYAGLVSGGPWVLSILSIMMIGILAVALGVAQREVNAFQICVTYLMATSLIWTGGMQLMFTRFVADRAYASAQAEVLPNLFGVLSITMVGGFLWAAPAIFWFFTGPFFQNLLLLSNFVVLSGAWITLIFLSGMKAYRRIVQTLGKGYLLGIAVALAASPWELNGLLLGVLTGHAYLLFSFLHHIVREYPGSTLLKFDFLNQRRSFYSLFAVGTLYYLAVWVDKFIFWFVPHTSEAVIGPLRASIIYDLPIFLAYLFILPGMAVFLVSMEADFAQQHERFYRAVREGDTLMHIEYRRDRMVYAARQGIYEIFKVQGLTVVLCLLWGRELLHAVGISPLYIHLFYIDVVAVSVQVLLMAILNVLFYLDARREVLIITACFFITNLLFTFATLHLGAETFGYGFAASVTLSAFLSLFILSHKFNRLEYETFMLQN from the coding sequence ATGGGCGGTATCGGTCTTGAAATTCGCAAAATGCTGGAGCGCGACAGCTATTGGTCGGTATTGCGCGCTTACGGCTATGCGGGTTTGGTCAGCGGCGGCCCGTGGGTATTATCTATTCTGAGCATCATGATGATCGGCATTCTTGCCGTCGCGCTGGGGGTTGCCCAGCGGGAAGTCAATGCCTTCCAGATCTGCGTAACCTACCTTATGGCGACTTCATTAATCTGGACCGGTGGCATGCAGTTGATGTTTACGCGCTTTGTCGCCGATCGGGCTTATGCAAGCGCCCAGGCTGAGGTGCTACCCAACTTGTTTGGCGTTCTTTCGATTACCATGGTGGGCGGCTTTCTGTGGGCTGCGCCTGCCATTTTCTGGTTTTTTACCGGACCATTTTTCCAGAATTTGTTATTACTGAGCAATTTTGTCGTACTCAGCGGCGCGTGGATCACGCTTATTTTTCTATCGGGAATGAAGGCCTATCGCCGCATAGTCCAGACATTGGGTAAAGGTTATTTGCTCGGCATCGCCGTAGCGCTTGCGGCATCGCCCTGGGAACTGAATGGGCTATTGCTGGGCGTGCTGACCGGCCATGCCTACCTGTTGTTTTCATTCCTGCACCACATTGTCCGCGAATATCCCGGAAGCACGCTGCTCAAGTTTGATTTTCTCAACCAACGCAGGAGTTTCTATAGTTTATTTGCTGTCGGTACCCTTTATTATCTGGCCGTCTGGGTCGACAAGTTCATATTCTGGTTTGTGCCGCATACTTCCGAGGCAGTCATCGGACCCTTGCGTGCTTCCATCATTTACGATCTCCCCATTTTTCTGGCTTATCTGTTCATTTTGCCCGGCATGGCCGTATTTCTGGTGAGCATGGAGGCTGATTTCGCACAGCAGCATGAGCGTTTTTACCGCGCAGTCCGTGAAGGCGATACGCTTATGCATATTGAATATAGGCGGGACCGGATGGTTTACGCTGCCCGGCAGGGAATCTACGAGATTTTCAAAGTGCAGGGCCTGACGGTCGTGCTGTGCCTGTTATGGGGCAGGGAGCTGCTGCATGCGGTGGGCATTTCCCCATTATATATACATTTATTCTATATCGATGTCGTTGCAGTCAGTGTGCAGGTGCTGTTGATGGCGATACTCAACGTGCTGTTCTATCTCGACGCCCGCCGCGAGGTGCTGATCATCACTGCGTGTTTCTTTATCACGAACCTGCTGTTCACCTTTGCCACATTGCACCTTGGCGCGGAAACTTTCGGTTATGGATTTGCCGCCTCGGTAACGCTGTCCGCGTTTCTCAGCCTCTTTATCCTTTCGCATAAATTCAACCGCCTGGAGTATGAAACATTCATGTTGCAGAATTAA
- a CDS encoding MFS transporter, with amino-acid sequence MPITPRETAVHPSTRGEILLTGPLTALFATSVGVIVTNLYAPQTLIGLIGPSLGLTDASGGLVSMATLLGYAVGLFLLVPLADLLENRKLIVRMLGCAAISAIATAFAPNATLLLAILFILGAACSAIHILVPVAASMVPPEQRGRVIGDVMGGLMIGIVLSRPLASVITDAFGWRVFYGVSAFALAMLTFTLAARLPKRRPTARSTYPMLIASLWHLLRAEPVLRRRALTAGLTMAAFSLFWTAVALRLMQPPFELDQGEIALFALVGAVGAAATPLVGRAGDLGWTQSGTIASHLLIVVAFALAGWAGSSHAEPPLLSLLLMGAGAVLLDIGVIGDHNLGRRVINLLQPEALGRLNGLFVGLFFLGGAAGAATAGIAWAWGGWIAVCLIGAVCGIAALLVDWTGEAI; translated from the coding sequence ATGCCCATAACGCCGCGCGAGACTGCCGTCCATCCCTCGACCAGAGGAGAAATACTGCTTACCGGGCCCCTCACGGCACTCTTCGCGACGTCGGTAGGGGTCATCGTCACCAATCTCTACGCTCCGCAGACCTTGATCGGCCTGATCGGTCCATCGCTTGGTCTCACCGATGCAAGCGGCGGGCTCGTCTCTATGGCAACCTTGCTCGGCTACGCCGTTGGCCTCTTCCTTTTGGTTCCGCTGGCCGATCTCCTGGAAAATCGCAAGCTGATCGTCCGGATGCTCGGATGCGCGGCAATAAGCGCGATTGCAACCGCCTTCGCTCCAAACGCGACTTTGCTGCTGGCGATTCTTTTCATTCTTGGGGCTGCGTGTTCCGCTATCCACATTCTGGTCCCCGTTGCCGCGTCCATGGTGCCGCCGGAGCAACGCGGCCGCGTTATCGGAGACGTCATGGGTGGGCTGATGATTGGCATTGTACTGTCGAGGCCGCTTGCGAGCGTCATTACCGACGCCTTTGGATGGCGCGTTTTTTACGGTGTGAGCGCTTTCGCCCTGGCGATGCTCACATTCACGCTTGCTGCGCGCCTGCCCAAGCGTCGGCCGACGGCACGCTCGACTTATCCAATGCTGATCGCCTCGCTTTGGCATCTATTGCGCGCGGAGCCTGTGCTGCGGCGCCGAGCGCTCACGGCGGGCTTGACCATGGCCGCATTCAGCCTATTCTGGACTGCTGTCGCACTCAGGCTGATGCAACCGCCGTTCGAACTCGACCAAGGTGAAATCGCTTTGTTCGCACTCGTCGGCGCGGTCGGCGCCGCGGCGACGCCGCTTGTCGGACGAGCGGGCGATCTCGGCTGGACGCAATCGGGAACGATCGCATCCCATCTCCTGATAGTGGTGGCCTTCGCGCTTGCGGGATGGGCCGGGTCGTCGCATGCCGAGCCGCCGCTCCTGTCCCTTCTTCTCATGGGTGCGGGTGCGGTTTTGCTCGATATCGGCGTCATCGGTGACCACAACCTCGGCCGCCGGGTCATCAATCTTCTCCAGCCGGAGGCGCTCGGCCGGCTCAACGGCCTTTTCGTGGGTCTTTTCTTCCTCGGCGGGGCGGCTGGCGCGGCCACTGCGGGAATCGCCTGGGCTTGGGGCGGATGGATAGCGGTTTGCCTTATCGGCGCTGTGTGCGGAATCGCCGCCTTGCTTGTCGACTGGACCGGCGAAGCCATATGA